One region of Trichosurus vulpecula isolate mTriVul1 chromosome 1, mTriVul1.pri, whole genome shotgun sequence genomic DNA includes:
- the LOC118834501 gene encoding histone H3.3A-like, giving the protein MAGTKQTAHKSTGGKAPRKQLATKAAGKSAPSTGGVKKPHHYRPVTVALREIRRSQKSTELLICKLPFQRLVREIAQDFKTDLRFQSAAIGALQEASEAYLVGLFEDTNLCAIHAKRVTIMPKDIQLARRVRGERA; this is encoded by the coding sequence ATGGCTGGTACCAAGCAAACTGCCCACAAATCCACCGGTGGTAAAGCCCCCAGGAAGCAGCTCGCTACAAAAGCTGCTGGCAAGAGTGCGCCCTCTACTGGAGGGGTCAAGAAACCTCATCACTACAGGCCGGTTACTGTGGCTCTCCGTGAAATCAGACGTTCCCAGAAGTCCACCGAACTTCTGATTTGTAAACTTCCCTTCCAGCGTCTGGTGCGTGAAATTGCTCAGGACTTCAAAACAGATCTGCGCTTCCAGAGTGCAGCAATTGGTGCTTTGCAGGAGGCAAGTGAAGCCTATCTGGTTGGCCTGTTTGAGGATACCAACCTATGTGCTATCCACGCCAAACGTGTCACAATCATGCCAAAAGATATCCAGCTAGCACGCCGCGTACGTGGAGAACGTGCTTAA